Proteins from one Argopecten irradians isolate NY chromosome 15, Ai_NY, whole genome shotgun sequence genomic window:
- the LOC138309218 gene encoding protocadherin-11 X-linked-like isoform X1: protein MIILILTDMDSSLYAFIMLYLCLVLRPVTGHQCGNLSLPATITIPETTTPGTPIYELNSTGTETGTKPWTLQNTEYFQFSYQSSIYQLTLTKKIDVNCQKERLFTLDFTCGNQSKVMVVTVPFTDKNVPTWITSNINKNLELNESLLLGTPVLDLDGAVDDRDCYKDGNIIEVARYTAVNQHDASSFFSYNATSKQVYLSRVFDYDEMYCDFNFKLVHGVLYFNLKLYPDNDPKSISQEKITVNFTDVDDEPPVFLKYKGCKECLSKCKSTSQSHTIRLERDIQSNLTFETMAKDFDTEEEDLEYTIIEVIPDYLLNYVDIDSQNGTVNLQISEGIIGSGNDTVKLDQINIVLQVADILTNQTSENYTLQLIVKFPSISDPNSSDSDLPLTVLIIIFVVVGVALILFAVITIIRVRRVPNKTVYKVKTANANTEVMDYGNMFDINFVLKEADSPDIHGETNNGLIGEERHATDNSSGNESGNPDVATCEGNVDVPEVDEQNEVSGPDEYPAFAIDDVIGDENDNDEVVEEVNRHLDEEMSY, encoded by the exons aGTGCGGTAACCTAAGTCTCCCGGCTACTATAACAATACCAGAGACCACCACTCCAG gGACGCCGATTTATGAGCTCAATAGCACTGGCACTGAGACGGGAACGAAACCCTGGACATTACAAAATACGgaatattttcagttttcatACCAATCAAGCATTTATCAGCTGACATTAACGAAGAAAATAGACGTG AATTGTCAAAAGGAAAGGTTGTTTACATTGGATTTCACATGTGGTAATCAAAGCAAG GTGATGGTGGTTACTGTACCATTTACCGATAAGAACGTTCCCACATGGATTACTTCTAATATAAACAAGAACTTGGAATTAAACGAG AGTCTACTATTGGGAACTCCGGTGTTAGATCTGGACGGCGCTGTAGACGATCGTGATTGCTATAAAGACGGGAACATCATAGAGGTGGCTAGATACACTGCTGTGAACCAG CATGATGCCAGCAGCTTCTTCTCCTATAATGCTACCAGTAAACAGGTGTACCTGTCCCGTGTATTTGACTACGACGAAATGTACTgcgatttcaatttcaaactaGTCCATGGAGTACTTTACTTCAACCTTAAACTTTAT CCAGATAATGACCCCAAATCAATTTCACAAGAGAAGATAACAGTGAACTTCACGGATGTTGATGATGAACCGCCTGTATTCCTGAAGTATAAGGGTTGTAAGGAGTGTTTATCTAAATGTAAATCTACATCACAATCTCACACCATTCGCCTGGAACGTGACATTCAG TCGAATCTTACATTTGAAACAATGGCGAAAGATTTTGACACAGAAGAAGAGGATTTGGAATACACTATCATTGAAG TGATTCCTGACTACCTGCTGAACTACGTTGATATTGATTCACAGAATGGCACCGTAAATCTACAAATCTCGGAAGGAATTATAGGCAGTGGGAATGATACCGTTAAACTGGACCAAATTAACATTGTCCTACAG GTAGCAGatattttgaccaatcagacgTCTGAAAACTACACACTTCAACTGATCGTGAAATTCCCCAGCATCTCAGACCCTAACTCCTCCGACAGTGATCTCCCTTTGACGGTCCTTATCATCATATTCGTTGTTGTTGGCGTCGCCTTAATACTGTTTGCAGTCATTACTATCATCCGGGTCAGACGGGTACCAAACAAAACTGTTTACAAGGTCAAGACCGCGAACGCAAACACCGAGGTAATGGACTATGGGAACATGTTTGATATTAATTTCGTTCTTAAAGAAGCAGATTCCCCTGATATACATGGTGAAACTAACAATGGTCTGATCGGAGAAGAAAGACACGCAACCGATAATTCGTCGGGAAATGAATCGGGTAACCCGGATGTGGCCACGTGCGAAGGAAATGTTGATGTACCGGAAGTAGACGAACAGAACGAAGTCTCTGGTCCGGATGAATATCCGGCATTTGCTATTGATGACGTAATTGGTGACGAAAACGACAACGATGAGGTGGTGGAGGAGGTAAATAGACATCTGGACGAAGAAATGTCATATTGA
- the LOC138309218 gene encoding uncharacterized protein isoform X2 translates to MIILILTDMDSSLYAFIMLYLCLVLRPVTGHQCGNLSLPATITIPETTTPGTPIYELNSTGTETGTKPWTLQNTEYFQFSYQSSIYQLTLTKKIDVNCQKERLFTLDFTCGNQSKVMVVTVPFTDKNVPTWITSNINKNLELNESLLLGTPVLDLDGAVDDRDCYKDGNIIEVARYTAVNQHDASSFFSYNATSKQVYLSRVFDYDEMYCDFNFKLVHGVLYFNLKLYPDNDPKSISQEKITVNFTDVDDEPPVFLKYKGCKECLSKCKSTSQSHTIRLERDIQSNLTFETMAKDFDTEEEDLEYTIIEVIPDYLLNYVDIDSQNGTVNLQISEGIIGSGNDTVKLDQINIVLQVRERYLNQSSDNLTLTLTVLYPTTTTTTSTTTTTQEPTTTFDLTTEKNYDLQTNMTETPVTNIVTTTEDSATKVLSTTTPQIYSTSSAVITQSKAIMTTSSTMNTSETNSWYDKTVETALMIVVIVLGGLIALVIVVFITYKCMRPKGSRNSYVMQLTSVESKL, encoded by the exons aGTGCGGTAACCTAAGTCTCCCGGCTACTATAACAATACCAGAGACCACCACTCCAG gGACGCCGATTTATGAGCTCAATAGCACTGGCACTGAGACGGGAACGAAACCCTGGACATTACAAAATACGgaatattttcagttttcatACCAATCAAGCATTTATCAGCTGACATTAACGAAGAAAATAGACGTG AATTGTCAAAAGGAAAGGTTGTTTACATTGGATTTCACATGTGGTAATCAAAGCAAG GTGATGGTGGTTACTGTACCATTTACCGATAAGAACGTTCCCACATGGATTACTTCTAATATAAACAAGAACTTGGAATTAAACGAG AGTCTACTATTGGGAACTCCGGTGTTAGATCTGGACGGCGCTGTAGACGATCGTGATTGCTATAAAGACGGGAACATCATAGAGGTGGCTAGATACACTGCTGTGAACCAG CATGATGCCAGCAGCTTCTTCTCCTATAATGCTACCAGTAAACAGGTGTACCTGTCCCGTGTATTTGACTACGACGAAATGTACTgcgatttcaatttcaaactaGTCCATGGAGTACTTTACTTCAACCTTAAACTTTAT CCAGATAATGACCCCAAATCAATTTCACAAGAGAAGATAACAGTGAACTTCACGGATGTTGATGATGAACCGCCTGTATTCCTGAAGTATAAGGGTTGTAAGGAGTGTTTATCTAAATGTAAATCTACATCACAATCTCACACCATTCGCCTGGAACGTGACATTCAG TCGAATCTTACATTTGAAACAATGGCGAAAGATTTTGACACAGAAGAAGAGGATTTGGAATACACTATCATTGAAG TGATTCCTGACTACCTGCTGAACTACGTTGATATTGATTCACAGAATGGCACCGTAAATCTACAAATCTCGGAAGGAATTATAGGCAGTGGGAATGATACCGTTAAACTGGACCAAATTAACATTGTCCTACAG GTCCGAGAACGCTACCTTAACCAATCATCGGACAACCTGACTTTAACACTAACTGTTTTATACCCTACAACTACCACCACGACATCTACTACTACAACAACCCAAGAACCAACTACGACCTTTGACCTTACAACGGAAAAAAACTATGACCTTCAAACAAATATGACTGAAACACCAGTTACAAATATTGTAACCACAACTGAAGATTCTGCCACTAAAGTGCTTTCAACAACGACACCACAAATATATTCTACGTCATCTGCAGTTATAACACAATCAAAAGCAATAATGACAACTTCATCTACCATGAACACTTCAGAGACAAACTCATGGTATGATAAGACAGTTGAAACTGCTCTCATGATCGTTGTTATAGTATTAGGGGGTCTTATTGCGCTAGTGATCGTAGTTTTCATAACCTACAAATGTATGCGCCCAAAGGGTAGCAGAAATTCATACGTCATGCAGCTGACGTCTGTCGAGTCGAAACtgtga